One stretch of Vogesella indigofera DNA includes these proteins:
- a CDS encoding valine--tRNA ligase, producing MTTELAKSYEPGDIERRWYDQWEQSGYFKPHMDTSKPAFCIQLPPPNVTGTLHMGHAFNQTIMDGLTRYYRMKGDNTVWIPGTDHAGIATQIVVERQLAEQGINRHDLGRDAFTSKVWEWKEQSGGTITSQMRRVGCSVDWDREYFTMDDVRADTVTEVFVRLFEQGLIYRGKRLSNWDPKLGTAISDLEVVSEEEDGFMWHIKYPVVGSDEFVTVATTRPETLLGDVAVAINPTDERYQHLPGKMLELPLTGRQIPVIADDYVDAAFGTGFVKITPAHDFNDYQVGKRHNTQLINVMSLQATILAKAQLFGFDGTAQGTIDLPAAYAGLSTADARKAMLADLTAQGLLLEAKPHKLMVPRGDRTGSVIEPLLTDQWFVAMSKVGDDDATGKSIAQKAIDAVESGEVRFIPENWVNTYNQWMNNIQDWCISRQLWWGHQIPAWYDEDGNIYVGRNEAEAQAKAPGKTLRREQDVLDTWFSSALVPFSTMGWPEDTPELRAFVPSQVLVTGYEIIFFWVARMIMMTTHFTGKVPFKDVYIHGMVRDHEGKKMSKSEGNVIDPVDLIDGIALAPLVDKRTTGLRRPEKAPQIAKATEKLFPDGIPAYGTDALRFTMASYATLGRSVNFDFKRAEGYRNFCNKLWNATRFVMMNVEGKDCGQDESLPLEFSFVDKWIIGRLQQAELDVTEALETYRFDLAAQTVYEFIWNEYCDWYVELAKVQLQTGNEAQQRATRCTIVRVLEVALRLTHPLMPFITEELWQTVAPLANAKHTDSIMVAAWPVAVPEKIDAAANARMDAFKDLVNAVRNLRGEMGVGPAVKAPLFIETADASIAEFIPYLKLLARLTEGSIVTKLPEDDSPVAISGDARLMLKVEVDKAAETARLTKEIGKVSAELEKLTAKLEKPGYVDKAPAHLVERDKAQLAELNDKLEKVKGQLAKLQ from the coding sequence ATGACCACTGAACTTGCCAAAAGCTACGAGCCGGGCGACATCGAACGTCGCTGGTACGATCAATGGGAACAGTCCGGCTACTTCAAGCCGCACATGGACACCAGCAAACCCGCCTTCTGCATCCAGCTGCCGCCACCGAACGTGACCGGCACCCTGCACATGGGCCACGCCTTCAACCAGACCATCATGGATGGCCTGACGCGCTACTACCGCATGAAGGGCGACAACACGGTGTGGATTCCGGGCACCGACCACGCCGGTATCGCCACCCAGATCGTGGTCGAGCGCCAGCTGGCCGAGCAGGGCATCAACCGCCACGACCTCGGCCGCGACGCGTTCACCAGCAAGGTGTGGGAGTGGAAGGAACAGTCCGGTGGCACCATCACCAGCCAGATGCGCCGCGTCGGCTGCTCGGTGGACTGGGACCGTGAATACTTCACCATGGACGACGTGCGTGCCGATACCGTCACCGAAGTATTCGTGCGCCTGTTCGAACAGGGCCTGATCTACCGCGGCAAGCGCCTGTCCAACTGGGACCCGAAACTGGGCACCGCCATCTCCGACCTCGAAGTGGTCTCCGAGGAAGAAGACGGCTTCATGTGGCACATCAAGTACCCGGTAGTCGGTAGCGACGAATTCGTGACCGTCGCCACCACCCGTCCGGAGACCCTGCTTGGCGACGTGGCCGTGGCCATCAACCCGACCGACGAGCGCTACCAGCACCTGCCGGGCAAGATGCTGGAGCTGCCGCTCACCGGCCGCCAGATCCCGGTGATCGCCGACGACTACGTCGATGCCGCCTTCGGCACCGGCTTTGTCAAGATCACCCCGGCACACGATTTCAACGACTACCAAGTCGGCAAGCGCCACAACACCCAGCTCATCAACGTGATGTCGCTGCAGGCCACCATCCTCGCCAAGGCGCAGCTGTTCGGCTTCGACGGCACCGCTCAGGGCACCATCGACCTGCCGGCCGCCTACGCCGGCCTGTCCACCGCCGACGCGCGCAAGGCGATGCTGGCCGACCTCACCGCGCAGGGCCTGCTGCTGGAAGCCAAGCCGCACAAGCTGATGGTGCCGCGCGGCGACCGTACCGGTTCGGTGATCGAGCCGCTGTTGACCGACCAGTGGTTCGTGGCGATGAGCAAGGTCGGCGACGACGACGCCACCGGCAAATCCATCGCCCAGAAAGCCATCGACGCCGTCGAATCCGGCGAAGTGCGCTTCATCCCGGAAAACTGGGTCAACACCTACAACCAGTGGATGAACAACATCCAGGACTGGTGCATCAGCCGCCAGCTGTGGTGGGGCCACCAGATCCCGGCCTGGTACGACGAAGACGGCAACATCTATGTTGGCCGCAACGAAGCCGAGGCGCAGGCCAAGGCACCGGGCAAGACGCTGCGCCGCGAACAGGACGTGCTTGACACCTGGTTCAGCTCGGCGCTGGTGCCGTTCTCCACCATGGGCTGGCCGGAAGACACCCCGGAACTGCGTGCCTTCGTACCGTCGCAGGTACTGGTCACCGGTTACGAGATCATCTTCTTCTGGGTGGCACGCATGATCATGATGACCACCCACTTCACCGGCAAGGTGCCGTTCAAGGACGTGTACATCCATGGCATGGTGCGCGACCACGAAGGCAAGAAGATGTCGAAGTCGGAAGGCAACGTCATCGACCCGGTCGACCTGATCGACGGCATCGCGCTGGCGCCGCTGGTCGACAAGCGCACCACCGGCCTGCGCCGCCCGGAAAAGGCACCGCAGATCGCCAAGGCCACCGAAAAACTGTTCCCGGACGGTATCCCAGCCTACGGCACCGACGCGCTGCGCTTCACCATGGCCAGCTACGCGACGCTGGGCCGCTCGGTCAACTTCGACTTCAAGCGCGCCGAAGGCTACCGCAACTTCTGCAACAAGCTGTGGAACGCCACCCGCTTCGTGATGATGAACGTGGAAGGCAAGGACTGCGGCCAGGACGAAAGCCTGCCGCTGGAGTTCAGCTTCGTCGACAAGTGGATCATCGGCCGCCTGCAACAGGCCGAGCTGGACGTCACCGAAGCGCTGGAAACCTACCGCTTCGACCTCGCCGCGCAGACCGTGTACGAGTTCATCTGGAACGAGTACTGCGACTGGTACGTCGAGCTGGCCAAGGTACAGCTGCAGACCGGCAACGAGGCACAGCAACGTGCCACCCGCTGCACCATCGTGCGCGTGCTGGAAGTGGCGCTGCGCCTGACCCATCCGCTGATGCCGTTCATCACCGAAGAGCTGTGGCAGACCGTCGCCCCGCTGGCCAACGCCAAGCACACCGACTCCATCATGGTTGCCGCCTGGCCGGTGGCCGTGCCGGAGAAGATCGACGCCGCCGCCAACGCGCGTATGGACGCCTTCAAGGACCTGGTCAACGCGGTGCGCAACCTGCGCGGTGAAATGGGCGTCGGCCCTGCGGTGAAGGCACCGCTGTTCATCGAAACCGCCGACGCCTCCATCGCCGAGTTCATCCCCTACCTGAAGCTGCTGGCTCGCCTGACCGAAGGCAGCATCGTCACCAAGCTGCCGGAAGACGACTCCCCGGTCGCCATCAGCGGCGACGCTCGCCTGATGCTGAAGGTGGAAGTGGACAAGGCGGCGGAAACAGCGCGCCTGACCAAGGAAATCGGCAAGGTCAGCGCCGAGCTGGAGAAGCTGACGGCGAAACTGGAAAAACCGGGCTACGTCGACAAGGCGCCGGCGCATCTGGTGGAGCGCGACAAGGCGCAGCTGGCGGAGCTGAATGACAAGCTGGAGAAGGTGAAGGGGCAGTTGGCGAAGCTGCAGTAA
- a CDS encoding slipin family protein yields MTYETGSGLLMLILVLLGLLLIASSFRILREYQRGVVFMLGRFWRVKGPGLILVIPGVQQMVRVDLRTVVMDVPTQDVISHDNVSVKVNAVLYFRVVDPERAIIQVANFLEATSQLAQTTLRSVLGKHELDEMLAERERLNLDIQKALDVQTDGWGIKVSNVEIKHVDLNESMIRAIARQAEAERERRAKIIHAEGELQASVKLLEAAQMLAQQPEAMQLRYMQTLTQIAGDKSSTIVFPMDILQALRGSKTPPE; encoded by the coding sequence ATGACTTACGAAACGGGCAGTGGCTTGCTAATGCTGATACTGGTGCTGCTGGGGCTGCTGCTGATCGCGTCCTCGTTCCGCATCCTGCGTGAATACCAGCGCGGCGTGGTGTTCATGCTCGGCCGCTTCTGGCGGGTGAAAGGACCGGGGCTGATCCTGGTGATCCCCGGCGTGCAGCAGATGGTGCGCGTCGACCTGCGCACCGTGGTGATGGACGTGCCGACGCAGGACGTGATCTCGCACGACAACGTATCGGTGAAGGTCAACGCGGTGCTCTACTTCCGCGTGGTCGATCCGGAACGCGCCATCATCCAGGTCGCCAACTTTCTGGAGGCCACCAGCCAGCTGGCGCAGACCACGCTGCGTTCGGTGCTGGGCAAGCACGAGCTGGACGAGATGCTGGCCGAGCGCGAACGGCTGAATCTGGACATCCAGAAGGCACTCGACGTGCAGACCGACGGCTGGGGCATCAAGGTGTCCAATGTCGAGATCAAGCACGTTGACCTCAACGAGTCGATGATCCGCGCCATCGCCCGCCAGGCCGAGGCCGAACGCGAACGGCGCGCCAAGATCATCCACGCCGAAGGCGAACTGCAGGCCTCGGTAAAACTGCTGGAAGCAGCACAAATGCTGGCGCAGCAACCGGAAGCGATGCAGCTGCGCTACATGCAGACGCTGACGCAGATCGCCGGCGACAAGAGCTCCACCATCGTATTCCCGATGGACATCCTGCAGGCGCTGCGCGGCAGCAAAACCCCGCCGGAGTGA
- a CDS encoding NfeD family protein, which translates to MSKLWQFIAVIWLGLLPGLTAAATPAPVVVIPLSGAIGPASADHVGRSLARAHREGAQLAVLQMDTPGGLDTSMRQIIKTILASPVPVASFVAPSGARAASAGTYILYASHIAAMAPGTNLGAATPVQIGMSGPPDKAGKPDSSAPASSNQDALSRKQVNDAAAYIRGLAQLRGRNEAWAERAVREAVSLSAGDALAQRVVDLTARDIPDLLQRLDGRSVPMASGARVLHTADAAVITLSPDWRSRFLGVITDPSVAMILMLLGIYGLLFEFSNPGFVLPGVVGAICLLLGLYALQMLPVNYAGLALLLLGVGCMIAEAFLPSFGTLGLGGIVAFVIGGVMLVDTEQPGLGVPLGLILALAATSGLFVFLVSGMALKARRRPQVGGEVALIGSRGEMLDDLNGEGWASIRGECWRVHSATPLKRGQPVRVTARQGLLLEVSPSDDNDKGAAS; encoded by the coding sequence ATGAGCAAGCTGTGGCAGTTCATCGCCGTGATCTGGCTCGGCCTGCTGCCGGGCCTGACGGCGGCAGCCACGCCGGCCCCGGTCGTCGTCATCCCGCTCAGCGGTGCCATCGGCCCGGCCAGCGCCGACCATGTTGGCCGCAGCCTGGCGCGCGCGCACCGCGAGGGCGCGCAGCTCGCGGTGCTGCAGATGGACACCCCCGGCGGGCTGGACACCTCGATGCGGCAGATCATCAAGACCATCCTCGCCTCGCCGGTGCCGGTCGCCAGCTTCGTCGCTCCCAGCGGCGCCCGCGCCGCCAGCGCCGGCACCTATATCCTCTACGCCAGCCACATCGCCGCGATGGCCCCGGGCACCAACCTCGGCGCCGCCACCCCGGTGCAGATCGGCATGAGCGGCCCGCCGGACAAGGCCGGCAAACCCGACAGCAGCGCCCCGGCCAGCAGCAACCAGGATGCGCTGAGCCGCAAACAGGTGAACGACGCCGCCGCCTACATCCGCGGCCTGGCGCAACTGCGCGGCCGCAACGAGGCCTGGGCCGAGCGCGCGGTGCGCGAGGCCGTCAGCCTGTCGGCCGGCGATGCGCTGGCACAGCGGGTGGTGGACCTGACCGCGCGCGACATCCCCGACCTGCTGCAGCGGCTGGACGGCCGCAGCGTGCCGATGGCCAGCGGCGCACGGGTGCTGCACACCGCCGACGCCGCAGTCATCACCCTGTCACCGGACTGGCGCAGCCGCTTCCTCGGCGTGATCACCGACCCCAGCGTGGCGATGATCCTGATGCTGCTGGGCATCTACGGCCTGCTGTTTGAATTCTCCAACCCCGGCTTCGTGCTACCCGGCGTGGTCGGCGCCATCTGCCTGCTGCTGGGGCTGTACGCGCTGCAAATGCTGCCGGTCAACTACGCCGGGCTGGCGCTGCTGCTGCTGGGGGTGGGCTGCATGATCGCCGAGGCCTTCCTGCCCAGCTTCGGCACGCTGGGGCTGGGCGGCATCGTCGCCTTCGTCATCGGTGGGGTGATGCTGGTCGATACCGAACAACCCGGCCTCGGCGTGCCGCTGGGGCTGATCCTGGCGCTGGCCGCCACCTCCGGCCTGTTCGTGTTTCTGGTCAGCGGCATGGCGCTCAAGGCCCGGCGCCGGCCGCAGGTCGGCGGCGAGGTGGCGCTGATCGGCAGCCGCGGCGAAATGCTCGACGATCTGAACGGCGAAGGCTGGGCCAGCATCCGCGGTGAATGCTGGCGCGTGCACAGCGCGACGCCGCTGAAACGCGGCCAGCCGGTGCGGGTGACCGCACGGCAAGGGCTGCTGCTGGAAGTAAGCCCCAGCGACGATAACGACAAAGGAGCAGCATCATGA
- a CDS encoding glycine zipper 2TM domain-containing protein, translating to MQQTLTRSLILLAAIAALTGCAGMTQNQKNAAIGAAIGGVAGSVLTGGDTLGTIGGAAVGGVIGNGGIK from the coding sequence ATGCAACAAACCCTGACCCGTTCGCTGATCCTGCTGGCCGCCATCGCGGCACTGACCGGCTGCGCCGGCATGACCCAGAACCAGAAAAATGCCGCCATCGGCGCTGCCATCGGCGGCGTAGCCGGCTCGGTTCTGACCGGCGGTGACACCCTCGGCACCATTGGCGGCGCGGCCGTCGGCGGCGTCATCGGCAACGGCGGCATCAAGTAA
- a CDS encoding META domain-containing protein: MLKSSLLRGLLLLLPFTPQPALAQSLPDYPATYRGELPCGDCAGVSWQLDLWDERYYTLRQVYRGKPQPLQHDQMGVWRMEDGRLHLSAANEAPLLFAVRNKRLTKLDNDGRLIVSRFNYSLRRERQFAPIEPRLQLSGLYQYMADAGTIELCELGMRLPVVAEGDNAALERAYLATRQRPGERLLVRMEATLAPRHDEAGYRLSVIPQRFGSISQRQRCDGAAVPDTTMQRLQQERWHLRTLAGKPLAPNVARPYFELDAATQRVSGVAGCNRFDGSYRLSPAKLRFRQLSSTRQACQQHREIAPAFLAALSSARRWQWQGGDLLLLDDHGQQLASLMPLLR; the protein is encoded by the coding sequence TTGCTGAAATCCTCCCTCCTGCGCGGCCTGCTGCTGTTGCTGCCGTTCACGCCACAGCCGGCGCTGGCGCAGTCGCTGCCCGACTATCCGGCCACCTATCGCGGCGAGCTGCCGTGTGGCGATTGCGCCGGCGTCAGCTGGCAGCTGGACCTGTGGGACGAGCGCTATTACACCCTGCGCCAGGTTTATCGCGGCAAGCCGCAGCCGCTGCAGCACGACCAGATGGGCGTCTGGCGCATGGAGGACGGCCGGCTGCATCTCAGCGCCGCCAACGAGGCGCCGCTGCTGTTTGCGGTGCGCAACAAGCGGCTGACCAAGCTCGACAACGACGGCCGCCTGATCGTGTCGCGCTTCAACTATTCGCTGCGCCGTGAGCGCCAGTTTGCGCCGATCGAACCGCGGCTGCAGCTGAGCGGCCTGTACCAGTACATGGCCGATGCCGGCACCATCGAGCTGTGCGAGCTGGGCATGCGCCTGCCGGTGGTGGCGGAGGGCGACAACGCCGCGCTGGAGCGCGCCTATCTGGCCACGCGGCAGCGGCCGGGCGAGCGCCTGCTGGTGCGGATGGAGGCGACACTGGCGCCACGCCACGACGAGGCTGGCTACCGGCTGAGCGTGATTCCGCAGCGCTTTGGCAGCATCAGCCAGCGTCAGCGCTGTGATGGCGCCGCCGTGCCGGATACCACCATGCAACGGCTGCAGCAGGAACGCTGGCACTTGCGCACGCTGGCGGGCAAGCCGCTCGCCCCCAATGTGGCGCGACCGTATTTCGAGCTGGATGCCGCCACGCAGCGGGTGAGCGGCGTGGCCGGCTGCAACCGCTTCGACGGCAGTTACCGGCTGTCGCCGGCCAAGTTGCGCTTCCGCCAGCTGAGCAGTACGCGGCAGGCCTGCCAGCAGCACCGCGAGATCGCGCCGGCGTTCCTTGCGGCACTGTCGTCGGCGCGGCGCTGGCAATGGCAGGGCGGCGACTTGCTGTTGCTGGACGATCACGGCCAGCAGCTGGCGAGCCTGATGCCGCTGCTGCGCTAG